Below is a genomic region from Candidatus Tanganyikabacteria bacterium.
GGCCCGCTCGCGTGGCTAAACAAGCTGCTGCCCTGGAAGACGCCCGAGGGCATCGTGCGCTGGGACCTCATCGATCCGATGGAAAAGGAGATCTCCAAGGTGCGGCTGCGGGTGTCGCACGACCGCCTGACGCGGCTGCACCCGGCCGACCTGGCCGACATCGTCGAGGAACTGGGGCACGACCAGCGCAGCCACCTCCTCCAGGCGATGAACGACGCGCAGATTGCCGATCTGGTCGAGGAGTCGTCGCCCGAGATGCAGGCGACCATCCTCGAGGAACTGGGCACCGACCGCGCGGCCGACATCCTCGAGGAGATGGAGCCCGACGAGGCGGCCGACCTGCTGGCCGAACTGCCCGAGAAGCGGGCCCGCCAGCTCATCGGCCTGATGGAGGAAGAGGAGGCCAGCGAGGTCAAGGAGCTCATGGCCCACGAAGAGGACACCGTGGGCGCCATCATGACCACGGCCTACCTGGAGGTGCGCCAGGACTGGACCGTCGAGCGGACGCTCGCCTGGTATCGGGAGCACAGCCACGACGCCGAACTGTACGCCTACCTCTACGCCGTGGACGCCAGCAATCGCCTGACGGGCGTCTTGTCCATCCGCGGCCTCCTGCTGGCCGAACCGGAAGCTCGGCTCTCGGACCTCTTCCCGCCGCAGATCTACAGCGTCAGGGTGGACGAGCCGCCGGACGAAGCCGTCGAGATGCTGGTCCACTACAAGCTCCTGGCCGTGCCGGTGGTCGACGAGTACGGCATCCTGGTCGGCGTGGTCGGCGTCCACGACGTGCTGGACGTGGTCGTGCCGGACGAGGATCGCTAGATGCCCGGCACCGGCCGCCTGACGGCTCCCGAGCAGGACACCGAGGCGCTGATCTCGATCAAGTTCAACAAGCGCCGCTGGCTGCTGCTGCTGGCGACCCTCGGGCCGGGCCTGCTGTCGGCCGCCGCCGGCAATGACGCGGGCGGCATCGCCACCTACGCCACCGGCGGCGCGATGTACGGCTACGCGCTCCTCTGGGTGATGGTCGTCGTCTGCGTGGCCATGGCGATGATCCAGGAGATGTGCGCCCGGATGGGCGCGGTGACGGGCAAGGGCTTGTCCTCGCTCATCCGCGAGCGCTTTGGGATCAAGTACACCGTGCTCGGCATGCTCGCGCTCCTGGTGGCCAACGGCGCGGTCGTGATCTCCGAGTTCGCGGGGGTCGCCGCGGCCGCCGAGTTGCTGGGCGTGACCAAGTACGTCGCGGTCCCGGCCGGCGCCCTGCTGGTGTGGCTGCTGGTCGTGCGCGCCAACTACGAGCGCGTCGAACGCGTCCTCATGGGGATCTCGATGCTGCTTCTCACTTACGTGGTCGCGGCGTTCCTGGCGAAACCCGACTGGTCGGATGTCTTGCACGGCCTCACGATCCCGCAGTTCCCGGCCGTGCCCGCTGGCGAGCGGCCCCAGGTCTTCCTGGCCGGCTACGTCTTCCTGGTGATCGCGGTGATCGGCACGACCATCTCGCCCTGGATGCAGTTCTTCCTGCAATCGTCCATCGTGGACAAGGGCCTGACGATGAAGAACTACCGCTTCGCCCGTCTGGATGCCCTGGTCGGGTCGGTCCTGTCCATCGTCATCGCGTGCTTCATCATCGTGGCGACCGCGGCGGCCCTCTACTACCCCGCCAGGGTGCCGCACCACCTGCACGACGCCGCCGACGCGGCCAAGGCCCTCGCGCCGGTGGTGGGGCACTACGCCGAAGTGCTGTTCGCGGTTGGCCTCCTGGGCGCGTCCCTGCTCGCGGCGGCCGTCGTGCCGCTCAGCACGGCCTACGCGGTCTGCGAGGCCTTCGGCTGGGAGAACGGGTTGTCCAAGGATTTCGAGGAGGCCCCGGCGTTCATGGGCCTCTTCACGATCCTGATAGTGGCGGGAGCCCTGGTCGTGCTGTGGCCGCATCTGCCCCTGGTACGGGTCATGGTGGTGAGCCACGTGATCAACGGAATCCTTTTGCCGGTGATCCTCGTCTTCATGCTCGGATTGGTCAACGATCGCCGGCTGATGGGCCCGTACGTCAACGGGCGGTGGTACAACGTAGTCGTCTGGGGTCTGACTGGCGTCATCGTCGCCATGGCCCTGCTGCTGGTCGTCTCGTCGTTCTGGCCCGCGTGAGGTAAGGTATCGCCATGAAGCGCTCCAAGCTGACTGCCGCCCTGCTGCTGCCGGTGCTGATCACCGGCTTGCTGGCCGCTTGTTCCCCGAGCAAGTCGGCCCGCAGCGAGCGCTACACCTCGGCCAGCGTGGAAGGGGCCGAGGACAAGATCAACCTCGAGGCCGTCCACCAGGCGTTCTTCGAGACGGCCGGCAAGTCCTTCGCCGAGTGGATGCCCAACTTCGAGAAGCGGGTCAACGAGATCTACCAGGGCGACGACGTGGTCTCGATCGACGCCACCAAGTCCGACAGCGGCATGGTGAAGGTCGCGGGCTACCTGGACAAGGATGGCCAGCAGGGCCTGGGCTGGGGCGACGAGAAGCTCTTCGAACTCGAGCAGACGTCCCCGCCCGACGACAAGGGCTTCAAGTACAACATGACCGGCC
It encodes:
- a CDS encoding magnesium transporter; the protein is MLFLSQLLDRPVFGTGGDKLGSVNDLTFRLGEPFPQVTGLVLKAGRARRVVPWERFVRLEDRTFEFRLAHDEVAQCPLLTPDVALLALDVMDSQVVDINGANVVRVNDVQLNFLGHQLWVVGVDIGLWGLARRLGLVGPLAWLNKLLPWKTPEGIVRWDLIDPMEKEISKVRLRVSHDRLTRLHPADLADIVEELGHDQRSHLLQAMNDAQIADLVEESSPEMQATILEELGTDRAADILEEMEPDEAADLLAELPEKRARQLIGLMEEEEASEVKELMAHEEDTVGAIMTTAYLEVRQDWTVERTLAWYREHSHDAELYAYLYAVDASNRLTGVLSIRGLLLAEPEARLSDLFPPQIYSVRVDEPPDEAVEMLVHYKLLAVPVVDEYGILVGVVGVHDVLDVVVPDEDR
- a CDS encoding Nramp family divalent metal transporter: MPGTGRLTAPEQDTEALISIKFNKRRWLLLLATLGPGLLSAAAGNDAGGIATYATGGAMYGYALLWVMVVVCVAMAMIQEMCARMGAVTGKGLSSLIRERFGIKYTVLGMLALLVANGAVVISEFAGVAAAAELLGVTKYVAVPAGALLVWLLVVRANYERVERVLMGISMLLLTYVVAAFLAKPDWSDVLHGLTIPQFPAVPAGERPQVFLAGYVFLVIAVIGTTISPWMQFFLQSSIVDKGLTMKNYRFARLDALVGSVLSIVIACFIIVATAAALYYPARVPHHLHDAADAAKALAPVVGHYAEVLFAVGLLGASLLAAAVVPLSTAYAVCEAFGWENGLSKDFEEAPAFMGLFTILIVAGALVVLWPHLPLVRVMVVSHVINGILLPVILVFMLGLVNDRRLMGPYVNGRWYNVVVWGLTGVIVAMALLLVVSSFWPA